In a single window of the Nicotiana tomentosiformis chromosome 8, ASM39032v3, whole genome shotgun sequence genome:
- the LOC104101540 gene encoding G-type lectin S-receptor-like serine/threonine-protein kinase B120: MANGLINFHWFLVLFIASYFSLLCSASNKIRQGEILRDGDKIISPKGKFNLGFFSPKGSNQRYLGIWYADVPVISVVWVANRDSPVSDRNGVFTIEKNGNLVVKDGRGDLLWSTNVSVIETTNSTVSLLDTGNLVMLNNNNKALWQSFQHPTDTFLPEMRVYMDGVLRSWTSESDPSPGRYSLGVDPRGSPQIVIWDGSNRRWRSGYWDGLSFTGVPEMKAVYLNGFKLYNEGNRLYFTYTAANTSNFVKFHISPSGYELQQKWDIDRRQWSMIQSHPLGDCDVYNPCGNFAKCDISNSLKCTCLYGFVPNDWEQWNARNWSGGCVRRTRLECGRNSSVLRSDSGNGDGFLEIKGIKLPDFADRAAAENIDECKSKCLENCSSTAYAFVTGIYCMIWSGDLVDLQQFKEGGNTLYVRLAHSEFCKKSRTIKIVVISILVAVAFVICIAIWLLCKYKAKKRESNRINEMPMRNPIRSGELPIDLSGPGDLSVEGHQGSGSELKFFSFSSIVAATRNFSNENKLGQGGFGPVYKGKLQSGEEIAVKRLSRKSGQGVEEFKNEIMLIAKLQHRNLVRLLGCCIEGEEKILLYEYMPNRSLDSFLFDPAKQAQLNWRKRFNIIEGIARGLLYLHRDSRLRIIHRDLKASNILLDQEMKPKISDFGMARIFGGNQNEANTNRVVGTYGYMAPEYAMEGLFSGKSDVYSFGVLLLEIICGWRNTSFRSDQHLGIIGYAWEKWDEGRPMDLVDRSIWDECQHDEVLRCIHLALLCVQDMAVHRPNMSSVVLMLETDNIRLPLPRQPNYTSMRKYEDADIWNEKQDFSSNNVTISVIVGR, encoded by the exons ATGGCCAATGGTCTCATTAATTTCCATTGGTTTCTTGTTTTGTTCATTGCTTCTTATTTCTCTTTACTATGTTCTGCATCCAATAAAATTAGACAAGGAGAGATTCTAAGAGATGGTGATAAAATAATTTCTCCAAAAGGGAAATTTAACTTAGGATTCTTTAGTCCAAAAGGTTCTAATCAAAGGTATCTTGGTATATGGTACGCTGATGTTCCAGTTATATCAGTTGTTTGGGTTGCAAACAGGGACAGTCCAGTTTCTGATCGAAATGGTGTATTTACAATTGAGAAAAATGGGAATTTGGTCGTTAAAGATGGCCGTGGCGACTTACTATGGTCGACGAATGTTTCAGTTATTGAGACTACAAATTCTACAGTGTCCCTTTTGGATACTGGTAATCTTGTGATgcttaacaacaacaataaggcaTTGTGGCAGAGTTTCCAGCATCCTACAGACACATTTTTGCCAGAAATGAGAGTTTATATGGATGGAGTTTTGAGATCGTGGACAAGTGAAAGTGACCCTTCACCTGGAAG GTATTCCTTGGGTGTTGATCCTCGCGGATCACCACAGATTGTGATATGGGATGGATCAAATAGACGTTGGCGAAGTGGATATTGGGACGGACTATCATTCACAGGTGTACCAGAAATGAAGGCTGTGTATTTAAATGGTTTCAAGCTTTACAATGAGGGGAATAGGCTATACTTCACTTACACTGCAGCAAACACTTCTAATTTTGTGAAGTTTCATATTAGTCCTAGCGGATATGAGCTGCAGCAAAAGTGGGATATAGATAGGAGGCAATGGAGCATGATACAATCTCATCCATTGGGCGATTGCGATGTATATAATCCATGTGGGAATTTCGCAAAATGTGATATCTCAAATTCACTAAAATGTACTTGTCTATATGGATTTGTTCCAAATGATTGGGAGCAGTGGAATGCGAGGAACTGGTCAGGAGGGTGCGTTAGGAGGACGCGATTGGAATGTGGGAGAAATAGCAGTGTCTTGAGGAGTGATAGTGGAAATGGGGATGGATTCCTGGAGATCAAGGGAATCAAGTTGCCAGATTTTGCGGATAGAGCAGCTGCAGAAAACATCGACGAGTGTAAAAGCAAGTGCCTGGAAAATTGTTCAAGTACTGCTTATGCTTTTGTTACTGGAATTTACTGCATGATTTGGAGTGGAGATTTAGTTGATCTGCAGCAATTCAAGGAAGGGGGGAACACTCTCTATGTTCGCCTCGCTCATTCTGAATTTT GTAAAAAGAGCAGGACAATCAAAATTGTTGTAATATCCATTCTGGTAGCTGTAGCTTTTGTTATTTGTATAGCGATTTGGCTACTATGCAAGTACAAAGCCAAAAAACGAG AGTCCAACAGGATCAATGAAATGCCCATGCGCAATCCAATTAGGAGCGGAGAACTCCCAATAGACTTATCAGGACCAGGAGACCTGAGTGTTGAAGGGCATCAAGGAAGTGGTTCAGAACTAAAGTTCTTCAGTTTCAGCAGTATAGTAGCAGCTACGCGCAACTTTTCTAATGAAAATAAGCTCGGACAAGGAGGATTTGGCCCCGTCTACAAG GGAAAACTACAAAGTGGCGAAGAAATTGCAGTGAAGAGGCTTTCAAGAAAGTCAGGACAAGGTGTAGAGGAGTTCAAGAATGAGATAATGCTAATTGCAAAGTTACAACATAGAAATCTTGTTAGACTTTTGGGTTGCTGCATTGAGGGAGAAGAAAAGATTCTACTTTACGAGTACATGCCTAACAGAAGTTTAGATTCATTTCTATTTG ATCCTGCTAAACAAGCACAATTAAACTGGAGGAAGCGCTTCAACATTATTGAAGGGATTGCTCGGGGACTACTGTATCTCCATAGAGATTCACGACTCAGAATAATCCATAGAGATTTAAAGGCTAGTAACATTTTGCTGGATCAAGAGATGAAGCCGAAAATTTCAGACTTTGGTATGGCCAGGATATTCGGAGGAAACCAGAATGAAGCAAATACAAACAGGGTAGTCGGCACATA CGGATATATGGCTCCCGAGTATGCAATGGAAGGCTTGTTCTCTGGAAAATCTGATGTTTACAGCTTTGGCGTATTATTGCTAGAGATCATCTGTGGCTGGAGGAACACAAGCTTTCGTTCTGATCAGCACTTGGGCATTATTGGTTAT GCATGGGAGAAGTGGGACGAAGGTAGACCGATGGATCTAGTTGATCGTTCTATTTGGGACGAGTGTCAACATGATGAAGTATTGAGATGCATACACTTAGCACTACTTTGTGTTCAAGACATGGCAGTTCACAGACCGAATATGTCTTCTGTCGTGTTAATGTTAGAGACTGACAATATAAGGTTGCCCTTGCCTAGGCAACCTAATTATACTTCAATGAGAAAATATGAAGATGCAGATATATGGAATGAGAAACAGGATTTTTCCTCAAACAATGTCACAATTAGTGTTATAGTCGGTAGATGA